The Fusarium poae strain DAOMC 252244 chromosome 2, whole genome shotgun sequence nucleotide sequence GCGTGCTGCCTTGAATTCTTAAACTTTCGGAGAGAGGCGTGTATTCGCGGATTAGTTCATTCCCAAGGTTTTTCGCAGGCCCTTATGTTCATTAACCGATGCCAAATAGCGACGAGGCCGGCACCCAGGTCGTCGAGCCCCACCGAAAGTCAAGAAACGGTTACAACGAATGCCAAAATCGACATATTAAATGCGACGAAACCCGGCCGGAATGCCGGAACTGTGCCATAAGCGAGCTGGTTTGTCCATACCTCACGATACCCTCAACCCCAAACGGACCCGTCGCCGCATCTACTCTCACCAGCGTCGTTGGCAACCACCTTTTGGCAGTTCCTAGAGCGACACAGGATGGCACACGGCATTCTGGACCGACTTTTACAGCAACCCACCTGGCCTTTCTTCACTATGCTGTGACAAACATGTTGGACTTTATGGCTCTTCAGGTGAGAGGACGGCCCGTGATCGATGCTGCCCTGGAAAATGCATACAAGGCGCCTTATCTCCTGGATCAAGTTCTCGCGCTTTCGGCGCTTCATATCTTAACTCAGGATGTGGTACAAGCATCATCATTCCACTGGCAAGCCACTGAGCTACAAATACGTGCGCTAGGCCTATTTAACAAGGCTAAAGACCACATATCCGAAGACACTTACGTGCCGACTTTTCTTTTCGCCTCACTGCTTGGGCTCTATGTTCTTCACAAAACACTTCATTAAGGCCATGATACGCTCGGGGAATTTATTGACGattttattagctatattcgTCTTCATTAGGGGGTACGGGCCATTACCATAAAGTACTGGCACTGTATCCTGCACTCCGACTTGCAACCGTACATATATATCCCAGTCATATCTAAGCAAACAGATTTAAAGATTCCAGGGGAAAACATAAAATAACTACGGAAGTTCCTTAAgtcatcttcaacctcatcTATCGCTACTAAAGCTTACCTCTTGGCACTTGGCCGGGTTCAGTGGGTACTAGATGTAACAAAACAAGAGCCATCTAGATAATATTAGTGCTGACGCGGTCATGGAACGGCCGCTGATTATTCCTGACAAGCACATTAAAGCGCTATATGAGTATAGGCCGGAAGCTCTTGTCGTTTTAGCATTCTATGGGGTTGTCTTATACTGATATCGATAATTTTAGGTATTTAGTTATTCTGGCTTATTCATAACTCCCCAGGATGGTCGGCTTGTTCTGGTAACATGCTTTAGCTTGGCCATCTCTAGCTCTTGcgaaagtataaatattcaAAAGATAGAATGAAACCTTTTAGAGTTACCTCGCAAAATTCCATCATATGAACACTCATACTGTGTGTTCCCAGACTTTTCAATCTAGTTTATATCGTTAAATCTTCCACTACCAATGCAAGCTACAGCTACATACCGCTTCTAGAAGAAACCGAATATTTGCACAAGAAGCGGTACGCAGCTGACGACGAAATCCTAGAATACACCAAAAGAATCGCTTCGCAACTATCGCCTTGCCGACAAAGTCCTCTTCCGTACCGTCATCCGCAGGCAAAAATGTCACAAGGCCGAGGGGGAAATGAGGTTAACTTAATGGTGTATGCCCATTTTGTCACCCTTGCTTATGCAAGCTATGAAGGTCCGCAAGTTTCCAGAATCGTATGTCTTGACAAGTTCCACGGTAGCGTCTTCCGCACTACTTTCCGCACTGTTCATTGGGACTATACAGGGCTCTGCATCGTTAAAACATGCGGAGGCCCTGCTAGTAGTTTTTTACATCTACAAAGATACAGAGTCTTGAGGGTTCTCACGCCGGCTTTGGTTATAGTTATGCATTGTGATAATATGTTTGATAGAGGAATAGGGAGCTATTTACAAAGGGAAAGTCCTGCTTTGTATAGTATGTAGTAGATAATGCGGTTCACTTATTATATCGAAGACTGGTAATACCTTTTtctaataaagaaaaagagatcTAGCTATCCTAATTACCCAccaaaatattattaataatagtgtCTCTGCATAGACCTAAGAGCAACAATAGCTTAAATCTAATACGGTTTCCTCAGCCACATCAGCTCAACCATAACTCTATTCCAAAGGGCATAAaagacccagaaagtgtaatctcgaagctccaTGTGCAGCTcgaatatcttgaaaggagaatcaaaaggcataaaagtagctctccagagtcgattctagaagcattgaggtcttcttccaagggaacaaagaaagttatgcataaggttgccttattagaggccagggtccaagatcttgaacaggcaaatgagatactaagccggcgacGGATGGCAAAAAGTACCCtactacagaaaggaggggtaaTAACAGTAGAGgtaggaaggcaagtaattaaCCAAACGGATATTGATGCGCATACGGTGGCtagaccatcgagaagtggtggtcaaggagggcctgcgcgaatgaaggaaaggcgctatggagcgtgcggcaagacaggacataatatAACGATCTGTCAGATAGTTATCGCTATGTCTGTGGAAGAATGTAGCGATtgattttacttaattaatggTTTGTTATGTTTTTAtggctatttctatctgagatgttgggaTGTcgtgttgcacccgcttatcatgtacgttaggTTGAAGTATTTTATGTTCTTTCTGGCCCAAAGTGGATTGGTagtttataaactattatgtGTTATCCATTGAATAACTGCAAGTATAGCAAATTATTACCgctctttaataatataaataaacgCTGCTTTTATAGCTACAGAAAGGATATCATTTTATATATACCCATTACCCTCTAATATAAGGATCTTACTTGCATTATTAAACTGAGTAGTAATGCTGGATACACTTTAATAACTCGAGGTAATTATTAACCATGAAGATAAGAGCTATTCTGAGGTTTATCTTTCAGTGATTTTATCTAGGAAgttaaactttaaattaagGACATATAGACTGCTAGGTTAATCTTGAAGGGAAAAAGATCCCCGAATTTtctaataaaatatatagaacTAGCTATACACCTATGGCTTGCCGAAATTGAAGTAAGGGTACGAAGTTCATCGCtaaatattagtattatCCTCAGGGACTAAAACtgaaattatataatataacatATTAATATCAAATATCTATACATAGCTAGACGCGATAACAACAAAAGCTCAAACCTCAGACCATAAGCCCATACGCTCAGCAACCGACGACAGCTCACTCCGTAAACAGTGATGttattggattggattggagcTGGATCCGAGCCTCGATCCAATCCAGTCCAGACATGGGGACAGGCAGCCTCCAGGAGATCCAGAACCGATCCAGTTCACATTTTTACCCTTTTAAAACAGTCAATGAGCCGCTAAATAAGCAGACTGGGAGTGGAActgttcttgtccttgggctatgACACCACCTAACTACAGAGCTTTTGTTCTACAGTAACTTGCGTCTCCAGTATGTTCGACTTCTcgcttccatcatcttcgccGCCTTACTCTCCCTCACCCGGCCCATCCGCCCCAACTGTACTCCCTGCCTCGCCTTCCATCAAACCGATGGCAGAGTCCTCAAATGCCTTCTGCTCCGGGCGACCATACCAAGCTCGTAAGCACTCGCTGGCTTCAATGACGTCCATCCGGAGCCGTGAGCGATGATCTGtaaggaggagcttggcgcTGCTAAAAAGGCGCTCACACTCATCCGACATGGGAGGCAGGGCTAAAACGTCCAGCGCCATACGAGCTAGGTCTGTCTGCGAGTGGTAACGTTCATTCCAGTACTGGATGGGGTCGaattcctcgtcatcattaAGGCCGATAACGTCAGTGGTGATAAACTCATTGTAGTGATCCGTTAAGGGCAGTTCGGGACTTGAATGAGGGTCGAAGTGGCGTAGTTTGAGACGCTTGTGGTTTCTCACTGAAGTAAACGATTTCTCTTTCGGTTCTGGGCTCTTAAAGACGTGAGTAGGAACTGGCGCGCCGTGGGCGAACTTGCCTTTGTATTCGTCAACCCAGAGCTCCTTAACTGCTCCAACGGCAGCTTGGATCCAGGCACGCTTGTCATCACTGCCATTCCAAACCTGATAGTACCATTGGTTCTTAAGGCTTGGATTCAACGATATGGCGGCGTAGTAAGCGGGCGATTCATCGGCCTTGTTGTATCACTTCTCGCATTTCTGCCAAGCAACTTCTGCAGCCGCAGCAAGCCAGTTATAGTCGTCGAATTCGTCATGCTTATCCTGTCTATTCGGGCCACGCTTCCGCAGGGCGTCTTCAGCGAGCTGTTCAAACTTTCGCCGAGCAAGGTGGATTTCGTCCATAAGCCAGTCCAGCGATTGAAAATGATCCGCAAGAGTCCACTGTCTGCCTTCGTTCATTACTGTGGCCTCGTAGAATGTCTCAAGTTGGTCATGGAGGTGTCCGAGTTCGTCCCATTGCCGTGGGCTGAGGCGTTGGTCCAGGACGTCTCTGTCGCTTTGTGGAGGCTCATATTGATCGCAGAAGAGCTGGATACGTTCTTTGACATTAAGAGCGCGTCCAATTGATAAGAAATAAGAATTCCAGCGCGTGGACTGACTTTGTACAAGCTGCAGCAAACTCCAACGTCAGTACTGAAACCGGAAGTGTAGGACGCCGCGACTACCTTGCGACGCGCACTAGGGGAGCTGACCTCCAATCCGTCAAATGCAGCCAGATCGCCGCTAATTTGTATTGATCTGAAGAATTGACGCCGTTGAGGGCTAGCTCTAATGTATCGTACGATATTATGGAGCCTCCCAATTGCACCGCGCTTCTTCCACAGCTCACGAATCCGCGTGTAGTCCCCTTCTCGATACGCAGAGTCCAGATCCTTGCAGGTCTTCGAAGCATCCTTTCCCATAATAAACGCCTGGGCGCAGAGATTGACGATATGGCCAAAACACCGAAGGCGTCGTCGTACGCGATGTTTCCTGCTCATGTTCTGGTAAAGAGCCTTCAGGACCAGGTCGATGCAGGCATCATTAGAACTTGCATTATCCGCCATGAAATAACCGATCCGGCCACTGATCCCGTAGTCATCAAATATATGTAGGAGGACATCTGCCATATTCTCACCTGAATGTTCGCCAACTAGTTCGCGAAGAGCCAGGACAACCGTTCTTCTCTTGCCGCTTCTGTTGATAAAGTGCGCGACACATCCAAGGATAGCCTGATAGTTCGGTGACGTCCATATATCGAACGATATCGATATATTGCTGTGGGCCGTTTGCATTTCTTGACGCAGGCTGTCCTTTCGTGCCTCAAAGGCCTCTATTATCCATCTGCGAACCACTAGTCTCGCCTTTGGAAGGAGTGTTGTCAGGCCAGGGAAAATATAGAAGAGGAGTTCGCGAAAGTAGAGGTTCTCGATTTGAAAGAAGGCGATGTGACAATAGACGATCCATCGAATAAGAAGTTCCTTGAACTCGTCAAATCGGCGTTTGAATACAAGGGTGGATATGTTGTTGAAGTCGACGATTGATGGCTGCGATGGGTGACGCTTCGCATGTCTGCGCTCACCAGTCTCCCCTATCGATTTGGTGTTTCGATTCCAGATGGTCTAAGGCAGTACAGTTGCCCTTGCCGGAAATAGGAAGTCCCTGTTGGCGCTGCTGTTGTTCGCACAGATAACAGTACCAGAACCTCTTCGTCAGGTCCTGCTTGAGTTGTATGTCTTCACCATACTGCCAGACGACTGATGTCCTTTTCTTGGTGTGCTTTTGGGACTTTGCCACAACAACATAGCGTACATATTGCTTCCCATTCAGCTTGAATTCGTCGGGCTCAATCAGAATTCCGTCGAGGTCGTTTGGGCGAGGACTAATATACGTTGGAGCAAGAATAACTCTATCAGAATCAGGACGGCGACCGCTGGCAGCACCGAAATAGCTGGAGATAGTGGCCATGGTGTAGCTGGTGAGTGGACTGTTCAGACACGTTTGCCACACTAGAAGGACTGCTGAAGTCGCGAACGACGCGTTTGCCTCCATGCTTTTAATAGCGCAGCAATCTGCGCGCGTTGGATGTTAACCCAATAGCGGAACGATGGTTCGCGCGTCGTGTCGACGGGAGCTGCGACGGGAGACTCTCATGAACACTCAATTAGGCTTAGCTCTTACCTTATCAGGTTAGACTATTGGAGCTCCAGGAGCTGGTTGCCAATCAATCCAATCCAGTCCAAATCTTCGAGAAACCCAAATCCAGTCCAGTCATTTTCCGACAAATCCAGTCCAATCCAAATTGCCTCCAATCCAATAACATCACGGACCGTAAACTCCTAACTTCCCGCAAAATAAGGCCTCAATTATACGAGACACAGGCCTAGGCAAATACAAAGAATAAACTAATCACACAATCCCACCCTAAACGCTCTAGAGATAATCTAAGGAGATTTAATCTTGTATAGCACTTCGAAGTCTTAAACACTAGATCTAAAAAACTTTTCGCCGTTAAAACAATCCCGCATCTAAAAGCTTTAACTCGGTAGACCTAACTATAGAGATTTGTTACGTGAACGAAAGTAGTCACGTGGTTCCTCCCTTCATAAGGGATGATCTTACTTCCCAGACACAGGAATCAATAACATTTATCACAACGGTAATATCATGGAATCCAACTTCaatctcatcttcatcttcttgtaTTATGATTTTATTATAACAAGATTGATTAGTTATACTAAGTGTTAGTAAATTGATCTTAGCATAATCTGGGCCCGAGTCGAATTCTAGATATACTTGTTATTATTTGCTAGAATTGTTATTACATTAAGATGACTGGAGGTTGACTATGATGAAAGTAATAATGAGGGGACGATGCATAGGTTTTAGGACATTTAGCAACCTATCCGATATATACGTATCCTCGCTCACCAGGGACTGTCTATACGAGATTTTGACCGGAAAGTTCGGTCCGCGCATCAGTATTTCGGACCGGGCCTAGATCTTCGTATAGCAGGTATCACCGCTTCGCATCTTGCTAATGGCAGCACTGCTATACGATTCCGCAATTTGTATATGTCAAAGCTCGCCTCTGTAGTCAAAGCGCCTATAACTTGATTCACGTTACTTAAAGAGTCGCACATAGCAAGATCTAACTTCGGTATAAACTACGTTACTTTCGCAACTCTCCTAATATCCAAGTTAAAACTCCTAACGAGTCTCATAGCAATTAAGGTGAGAATTTTAATCATCATGTATTCATTCTTTTCACACTAGCTAGGAAAAACGAAGGCTTTCAAAACTACCAAGCCAAATATTGACCATAGAGGTCTAGGATAATTCCGACTTGTACGCATTATTGAACTCGCCCGAATAACAAACCATATTCGGCTGAATACTATTTGATATTTCATTGAAGACGCAATATGATGGGGCCACAAACACAAAGCAATCATAGGGACCCCCAGAGAAAGATCCCCGGATATGTCCGGATCAAGTCACACAACGTAAGGAAAAGTCAATTTCAGAATTTGTTCCTTGCCCAGGAGTTGGTAGGTAGTAAGCAAACTGAACCACGATATGCCAGATCAGTTCCGCAGACTGCCATAGGAAACAAGATGTCAAGTGGTGGTGACGCTACTATTTGGGCGGCTGATTTCAGCCTGAGTGGTCGGTACTTGGCTGTCGCAGGTAAAGATCGGTCTATCAAAGTGTTCAAGGTCATCGCCACAGAAGAGGAGCGTTCGGCACAACAGAGATATGAGAGTCAATCTTCGCTAGCATCGAAGAGCCTTCTGGCACCGGTATTTCTATCCCAGCCTTGCAGAGAGTTCAAGGGCCACTCGGCCGAGATCTTGACTTTGAGTTGGAGTAAAAATGACTTTCTACTCTCGGGTTCAACAGACAAAACTGTTCGTTTGTGGCACCCAAGTCAGCCAACATGCATTCGCATATTTCAGCACGACAGGACTGTGACCTCAGTTGCGTTCCATCCCACCGATGACcgcttctttctctctggATCTTTCGACGCTACACTGAGGCTTTGGGATATTACAAGAATATCGATCGTTTACTCAGCGCTCATGACGGATATCATTACCGCTGTAGCTTTTTCGCCCGATGGCAAGGTCGCGATATGCGGTAGTTTCAATGGGACTTGCATATTTCTTGACACTGCAGGTTTGAGGGAAAGAAGTCGAATATGTATCCAGTCTTCTGGCTCCAAGAGTGGGGTCTGCCCTAAGATCACAGGTCTCCAGACGATAATCTCCTCTGACAGCATCGACACGACCGGCCAAGCAAAGTTAATGATGACGACAAATGATTCGCGAATCCGCATATACTATCTCGTCGACTATGGTTTGGAGTACAAGCTCGAAGGTATAAGAAATCAGTCGAGTCAAATCCACGCCCGTTTCAACGACAGTGGAGAATATGCCATATGCGGTAGCGAGAATGATGAAGTCCACATCTGGCACCTGAACTCTGGGGAACCCAAGGAGTTTCATGAGAGGTTCCATACACACTCTGAGGCGGTCACGAACGCCACTATGGCTCCAATGGTTACCCGAAAGATTGTTAGTCTCTCCCAAGACCCGATCTACAATCTTTGCGGTTGTCGAAATTCGAAGCGTAATGATTTACACGGTACTAGGAACCATGCAGCAAATATGCTGTGCATGGCCGAAATGACCCACGATTCTTCCCCTAAttcaaagatgaagatgaatgATGCGTCGGAAGGTTGTTCTAGAAGTCACTTCGGTGGTCACATAGTTGTCACAACGGATACTCTAGGCAAGATAAAGGTATACCGTCAGGATTGCGCATTTGACACGCGCTACCAAGTGTCTCAAAGCTATCAGGTTACTCAATAGCTCAGGCTCTCTACGTTTCAGGTATTCGAGGGACCTTTGAGTTATAGGCGCAGTGTACCTTTCGTCAACCTATACTAAAAGATATTAAGACAGCTGAGCCATTGACATCAGAGAAAGCATGCATCTTACTACTGGCATGAGCTAGATTGTGACGCATCTGTAATTACTAGCTTGATGCTTGTGTCAATGAGGGACAGCCCTTACTTTCTTTTGTCGGCAACTATGCCTGGGATCATTGAAAAGATACGGAAGTCTCGGCGTCAATCTATACAAAGTGTCACTTCGTGTCCAACCTTATTATGCCGTCAGCTACCAACTTATGAGCTGCACAGCAGATTATGCATTCACGGGCTAGATCAAGAAATGACCTCTCTCGCGATGCTTCTAGGGGTATTAAGCCCCCACTCTTTGTACGATCTGCAGTTAAGGAGAGACTTGATCATAGTCGATAGTAAGCAAGGTGTCGCACTGAGCGTGCTTAAAGGGTTAAAGTGAATGTaatgagcagcagcaaatgtgttgattgattgttgtCTTAAGTTGTCTCTTGTGCGGGGTATTCCATTCCGCAGAGTTAAAGTATACAGCTAGATTACTAAGGCAGTTGTTTCCTGAGGCcgtgaagatcatgcctACCCTGCGACACAAGGTAACGAGCGGaggtgttgatgttgttgaggcaAAAAACCAATGACTGTCGATAACTGCTTCCTATATGTATCCTATGACCAGGTTGCAGATTTGGAACTTACGACGATACTATGGCAGAGCATAGACACCACCTCATATTAATGCATGGTTGAATTATGCCGCCCTGCTTAATCAAAGCCGGTATTGGCAGAAGCAGACTCTTACAGTAGGCACCTGTTTTCACGCAATACCCAAGACGTCATGTGGAAAATATGTCATTCCTAATCACAGACTAGCAGCTAGCATTAAACTTTTGCAAGATGGAATTTTAAAGCCGGAAATTAGTTGAGATTCAATAgatctttaaataagtacTATCTATGCTTACTAATTTCTATCAAATGCAAGAATGATAGCTCTACCAAGATGGGATAAGCTTATGATACAAGCATTGCAGGATAGACTGTAATATCTGTTTACCTCGGCTGTGCTGTTAGATCACAACTTGCCGATGTCTCAGCGGTGGGTATATGGATCTTCATTCTCCGGTTAATGCTAGTTCCTAGAGCGATGCGATTGGTGCGTTTTCCCAAACACGAGATGAGCCAGCAATACGAGACTCCATCCACCGCCGCGCGGCCAGACTACTTTGGGTGACCACGTAGGATCCAGAGCCCTTATCTTCGCCAGCTGATTCTACACCGAGTTAGTCGCTTCAGAATCTAATATGTTTGTCGTCggaaaaaatatataattggGTGTCTATCAATACGGTCACCTTAACCAAGTCGTTCGTGGCATAGAACAGGGCGACAGGCGGCGACTGAGCCTTTAAGCTTATATGCTTTGCCTGATTCGGAAGGTGGTAAATCGGTGTAACGAGGAGCCAGTCCTATGCTAATCTCTTATTGATTGAGTTCTCCGGTATTTGAAAGATTTTGCGGGGTCGAAATTTACGCTATACGATGAGTTAATGCCCATGCCCTTATAACCCGAGTTTAACGAACGAAAACGAACGAAAGCGAACGCATGCGCGCGGTGCCAACAGAGATCCTAAGCCACGTACAGTCAGCTCACCCCCACCACACGTTACCTGGATAGCTCAAAAGCATTAACAAACCATAAGAATGAGTATAATAATCCAACTTTTCTCCTCATTCCAGAAACATTATCCATTATTCTGTTATGACGCTTGGTTAATCTCCCAATTCCGCTATTACTGTTCGTTCTGTTTGCTCTTCCATATTCTTCGACCATCTCGATGCACCCTGACACGGTTTTCAAGCCACAAATATGGCCGAGTTAAAGACCTATAACGGCTACGCTTTATGGCTGTACCTTCCTAATGTACCGGCCGCTGCTGTGTTTACTATTCTATTTGCCCTTGGGACAACCGTCATCGCTTGGCAGATGTTCAGAACCAAGGCATGGTATTGCTCAGTTTTTGTCATTGGTGGAGTCTGTACGTATTCTCTTTATAACCATGTTTCAAGGTTATAATCTTCTTTCATGCCAATACGGATTACTAACTTAGCCATAGTGGAAATGGTTGGCTACATAGTACGAGGTGTTGCCAGGGACAAGACCGATGAGCTGATCCCTTTCGTTATCCAGAATGCTTTCATTCTAGTGGCCCCTGCCCTTTTTGCGGCATCTGTTTACATGACATTGGGCCGTATTATTAGCAGCATCCAAGCTCAGCAGCTCTCAATTATCCGTGTCAAACTGCTCACAAAGCTATTTGTCATAGGCGATGTCATATCGTTTGCAGTTCAGTCTGGTGGCGCTACCATGATGGCTACATCGGATGACCCGAAGCTAGGTGAAACCATGATTGTCGCTGGCCTCTTTGTGCAAATCGTTGTGTTCGGTATCTATATTGTTACCACCGCAATCTTCCACTACAGAGTCAGAACTCAAAGATCAAATGTCTTTGCCAATTTTGGTAATAATTGGGAGAAACTCCTTATTATGCTTTACATCGTCAGCGCCCTGATCATGGTCCGGTCTGTCTTCAGAGTGGTGGAATTCATTGGGGGCCAGGATGGCTACCTATTAAAGCACGAGTGGACCTTATATGTTTTTGATGCGCTGTTAATGTTTGCAGCAGTCGTTATCTTCGCATGGAGATTCCCAGGACCTATTTGCTCCGAGTCTATGGATATCGAATTAGTATTGGTAGAACAGCGGACCAGCGAGTCTCCTCATAAACTCTTGTTGCAGTGTTAGAGATCGGGTGGCAGCGGCTGCTTTGGACGCAGGATGGCAGTGGTTAGAAGTAAAGCCGGAATTGAGATATAGGAATAGACAATAACTATATCACAATTCAAGGGAGATATGAATTAAGTAGGGATAGAAATATGGATAGACATAAAAAggactatttaaatagagttgaTATTAGCCGACATACATTGTATGATAAGCATGTGTCGCAGGCAAGTGTGTATTACACTGCAAAGTAAATGGAAGCTAATATGCAGCATAACACGGTTTTAATCGGGCGGGATTTAAATAATCTAGATCCCTCAGGGTTAAAATACTGCTACTGTCGTTCTTAGTGGTAATATGTCATAAGGAAGATACCTCtacttttattttcttctttttctttctagCTTTAGGCAAGTAAAtgaattaactttatttatttatttatttatttatttatttatttatttatttatttatttatttatttatttatttatttatttatttatttatttatttatttatttatttatttatttatttatttatttatttatttatttatttatttatttatttatttatttatttatttatttatttatttatttatttatttatttatttatttatttatttatttatttatttatttatttatttatttatttatttatttatttatttatttatttatttatttatttaataatctccGTCATACGGCCTAATGCCGTCAACCTCCTTGCGGAGTAAGATGACGTGTTGGGCTAGTACTagatagctttatattacaTTCGACTATAGGGTAGGTAAGGGGTAGACGCGTGCCTGGTCCGTGTCCCCTTTATAAGGGGGGCCCCTAACCTGGGTGAGCGCGTTTTTCCCCAACCTACCCTTACCATCCAACAATTCTTCAGCCATGTAGGCGTTTTCAGTTTTTCGGGCTTTTCTTCCGTCAGCGGATCCAAGCAGGCTGTGAGGCCAGGTTCTCAGTGGCGGGTTAACGCTTATTTATCGTGTTGTAAAATCTTCGGGTTTGCAGTTGCAAGACCAGGTGCGTAAAAACAAAGAAAGGCTAGCTGACTGCACAGGGCGTCGAATGAATTAacttgtcacagctcgaagccGGACCAGCTTACCCTAGACCAGCAATCAGGTGGATCcggatcacgtggcgatacgttatcgcAGAGACTTTAGTTCGACAACCAGATAtctcctgaacgtagctcctactCAAGCATTCTAGTCAGGAACGGGGCCCGTTCCCAGCGCGATGGTCCTTGCCATCC carries:
- a CDS encoding hypothetical protein (TransMembrane:1 (o184-200i)); the encoded protein is MPNSDEAGTQVVEPHRKSRNGYNECQNRHIKCDETRPECRNCAISELVCPYLTIPSTPNGPVAASTLTSVVGNHLLAVPRATQDGTRHSGPTFTATHLAFLHYAVTNMLDFMALQVRGRPVIDAALENAYKAPYLLDQVLALSALHILTQDVVQASSFHWQATELQIRALGLFNKAKDHISEDTYVPTFLFASLLGLYVLHKTLH
- a CDS encoding hypothetical protein (TransMembrane:6 (o12-38i45-64o76-98i119-143o155-178i198-217o)), producing the protein MAELKTYNGYALWLYLPNVPAAAVFTILFALGTTVIAWQMFRTKAWYCSVFVIGGVLEMVGYIVRGVARDKTDELIPFVIQNAFILVAPALFAASVYMTLGRIISSIQAQQLSIIRVKLLTKLFVIGDVISFAVQSGGATMMATSDDPKLGETMIVAGLFVQIVVFGIYIVTTAIFHYRVRTQRSNVFANFGNNWEKLLIMLYIVSALIMVRCKTSSKPDQLTLDQQSGGSGSRGDTLSQRL